Proteins co-encoded in one Balneolaceae bacterium genomic window:
- a CDS encoding phosphatidylserine decarboxylase family protein has translation MLAREGYSTILVVFLFSIFVAIGTWFGPQWLGYIIYPLLIIFCALILYFFRDPERISPSDDHLILSPADGRVVLIQTIEENEYIGEAATQISIFLSPLDVHVNRVPVSGELEFVKYYPGKYLMAWEDHASEMNERAHFGVKHSTGLKILFKQITGFMARRIVYHLNEGENVRAGQRFGIMKFGSRMDVILPESVDIKVQKGDRTVAGESIIAEIS, from the coding sequence ATGTTAGCCAGGGAAGGGTACAGTACTATTCTCGTTGTCTTCTTATTTAGCATATTTGTTGCTATCGGTACGTGGTTTGGTCCTCAGTGGCTCGGATATATTATCTATCCATTATTGATCATCTTCTGTGCACTTATTCTATATTTTTTTAGAGATCCTGAAAGAATATCCCCATCTGATGATCATTTAATTCTTTCACCGGCAGATGGACGTGTTGTACTCATCCAAACGATAGAAGAGAATGAATATATTGGTGAAGCTGCTACACAAATAAGCATTTTTCTCTCACCTTTAGATGTACACGTAAATAGAGTTCCTGTATCAGGTGAGCTTGAATTTGTGAAATATTACCCCGGTAAGTACCTGATGGCCTGGGAAGATCATGCTTCAGAAATGAATGAAAGAGCTCACTTTGGAGTAAAACATTCGACGGGACTTAAAATTCTTTTCAAACAGATTACCGGTTTTATGGCAAGAAGAATTGTTTATCATCTGAATGAGGGTGAGAATGTCCGGGCGGGACAGCGATTTGGAATCATGAAATTTGGATCAAGAATGGATGTAATTTTGCCTGAAAGTGTTGATATTAAGGTCCAAAAAGGAGATCGAACTGTTGCAGGCGAATCCATAATTGCTGAAATAAGTTAA
- the pssA gene encoding CDP-diacylglycerol--serine O-phosphatidyltransferase, whose amino-acid sequence MKYPIQKKRFRKRFKKKKLKPIPKIIVPSFFTLMNLFCGFLSIIMVHEGNFVNGAWLIVLAGMFDVMDGFMARLTNSTSEFGMELDSVSDVVSFAAAPGFFLYNFAFHELEIIGILLSALAPLCGAIRLARFNVESKISEINYFRGLPTPAFAVMISAFFLTFQNRLDWFSGFENGVISVLIPVVILLSFLMVSTIPFDKIPKFDRQSIKKYKNRLILLGIYFVIIVLLQDIGLMIVFTFFILKGLALGAYIFWKQAFTDDPDPLEDNSI is encoded by the coding sequence ATGAAATATCCCATCCAAAAAAAAAGGTTTAGAAAACGATTTAAGAAAAAGAAGCTTAAACCTATTCCGAAGATCATTGTACCCAGCTTCTTTACCCTGATGAATCTCTTTTGTGGATTCCTTTCTATTATAATGGTCCATGAGGGCAATTTTGTAAATGGAGCGTGGCTGATTGTACTGGCTGGTATGTTCGATGTGATGGACGGATTTATGGCCAGGCTCACCAATTCAACCAGCGAGTTTGGTATGGAACTCGATTCGGTCAGTGATGTGGTATCTTTCGCTGCAGCTCCTGGTTTTTTTCTGTATAACTTTGCATTTCATGAGCTTGAAATTATTGGAATTTTGTTAAGCGCACTGGCTCCATTATGTGGTGCAATACGTCTTGCAAGGTTTAACGTGGAATCGAAAATTTCTGAAATTAACTATTTCAGGGGATTACCAACACCGGCATTTGCAGTTATGATTTCTGCTTTTTTTCTAACTTTCCAAAATCGGCTTGATTGGTTTTCAGGATTTGAAAACGGTGTCATTTCTGTGCTTATACCCGTAGTAATTCTACTCTCTTTCTTAATGGTAAGTACCATTCCTTTCGACAAGATTCCAAAATTCGACAGGCAGTCTATTAAAAAGTACAAGAACCGTCTGATATTACTTGGAATTTATTTTGTTATAATTGTTCTTTTGCAGGATATAGGGCTTATGATTGTGTTCACATTCTTTATTTTAAAAGGGTTAGCACTTGGAGCATATATCTTTTGGAAACAAGCTTTTACAGACGATCCTGATCCACTGGAAGACAACAGCATTTAA
- a CDS encoding alanine racemase, with protein sequence MSFISRQQQPFLVLDSKRCKRNIKRMAERADHANCVFRPHFKTHQSQTIGGWFRDAGVSGITVSSVSMANYFIDDGWDDITIAFPFFRQQTKALKKIEHQASLRLFINSVEDLKFLNKELSKPFKFFIEIDPGTGRSGISHKDVDLISQLIDESDKQELSVFHGFYVHDGRTYTATSKNEIQKIINPTIDILCDLKSKFPEAVISMGDTPSASTSGRLGELDEMTPGNFVFYDFMQVQIGSCTLDDVALYSILPIAQKIPDAGRTILHGGAVHLSKEFLQSNNLKNFGQIINYSPNSNISKTDLFISAISQEHGTIQGIPEVSEKVWVCPIHSCLTANLYRQYFTIEGKSIQKRILS encoded by the coding sequence ATGAGTTTTATTAGTAGACAACAACAGCCATTTCTTGTTCTGGATTCCAAGCGGTGTAAACGAAATATTAAGCGAATGGCTGAGCGGGCAGATCATGCAAATTGCGTATTTCGTCCTCATTTTAAAACACATCAATCCCAAACAATCGGTGGGTGGTTTCGGGACGCCGGTGTGTCCGGTATTACAGTCTCATCTGTTTCTATGGCAAACTATTTTATTGACGATGGTTGGGATGACATCACTATAGCATTTCCATTTTTTCGGCAACAGACGAAAGCTCTTAAAAAGATTGAACATCAAGCATCACTCCGTTTATTTATCAATTCGGTTGAAGATTTAAAATTTTTGAATAAAGAGCTTAGTAAACCTTTTAAGTTTTTCATTGAAATTGACCCCGGAACCGGGCGCAGCGGCATTTCACATAAGGATGTCGATTTAATTTCTCAGTTAATTGATGAATCAGATAAACAGGAACTAAGTGTTTTTCATGGTTTCTACGTTCATGACGGACGAACTTATACGGCAACATCAAAAAATGAGATCCAAAAAATAATCAATCCAACTATAGATATCCTGTGTGATTTAAAATCTAAATTTCCTGAAGCCGTAATTTCTATGGGAGATACACCATCAGCAAGCACATCCGGGCGCCTGGGTGAATTGGATGAAATGACACCGGGAAACTTTGTTTTTTATGATTTTATGCAAGTTCAAATTGGTAGTTGTACACTTGATGATGTAGCTCTGTATTCAATCCTGCCGATTGCACAAAAAATTCCCGATGCAGGCCGAACTATATTACATGGTGGTGCAGTTCATCTTTCGAAGGAGTTTCTTCAATCAAATAATCTGAAAAATTTCGGACAGATCATTAATTATTCGCCAAACTCTAATATATCTAAAACAGATCTGTTTATATCAGCGATATCTCAAGAACACGGAACGATACAGGGAATTCCTGAAGTGTCTGAAAAGGTATGGGTGTGCCCTATTCACTCCTGTTTAACAGCGAATTTATATAGACAGTACTTCACAATTGAAGGAAAAAGCATTCAAAAGCGAATTTTATCATGA
- a CDS encoding RimK/LysX family protein produces MQKPEKKIIGRVEKIDLPNLSLFNLDAKIDTGAYTSSLHCYKIEQFVKDGQNWVKFNVLDPDHPEYEGKLYESAVYKVKNVKSSNGQIEERVVIKQKTRFQKYNRTMELSLTNRSEMKYPVLIGRKFLAGSFLVDVSKKYLLK; encoded by the coding sequence TTGCAAAAACCTGAAAAGAAAATAATTGGCCGAGTTGAAAAGATAGACTTGCCAAACCTGTCTCTTTTTAATCTTGATGCAAAAATTGATACGGGCGCTTATACATCAAGCCTGCATTGCTACAAAATTGAACAATTTGTTAAGGATGGTCAGAACTGGGTAAAATTTAATGTCCTTGATCCGGATCACCCCGAATATGAAGGGAAGCTTTATGAAAGTGCAGTTTATAAGGTTAAAAATGTAAAAAGCTCAAACGGGCAGATTGAAGAACGTGTAGTTATAAAACAGAAAACCAGGTTTCAGAAGTACAACAGAACGATGGAACTCTCCCTTACAAACCGCTCCGAAATGAAGTATCCAGTACTGATAGGACGGAAGTTTTTGGCCGGAAGTTTTCTCGTCGATGTATCAAAAAAATATTTACTTAAATAG
- the rimK gene encoding 30S ribosomal protein S6--L-glutamate ligase, producing MPDKELNIVILSRNRNLYSTKRLIESIENKGHKPVVLDHLKCDIVMEQDKPSVYYNGEKIDNVAAVIPRIGASVTFYGAAVVRQFEMMNIPTVVESQALVRSRDKLRSLQILARSNVGMPKTVFTNYSKEVTKLIDSVGGAPLIVKLLEGTQGYGVVLAPTKKAAESIIEAFHSMKARVIVQEFISEAKGADIRAFVIDNKVVGAMKRQGKEGEFRSNLHQGGSGTLIKLKNNERKAALTAAKAMNLSIAGVDLLQSERGPLVLEVNSSPGLQGIEKATGKDIANEVIEYVEKLIERSNNNTGRRKIKSDA from the coding sequence ATGCCAGACAAAGAATTAAATATTGTAATCTTATCAAGAAATCGAAACCTCTACTCAACAAAAAGGCTCATCGAGAGTATTGAAAACAAAGGTCATAAGCCTGTCGTTTTAGATCATTTGAAGTGTGATATTGTGATGGAACAGGATAAACCTTCTGTCTATTACAATGGAGAAAAAATTGATAATGTAGCAGCCGTTATACCACGAATTGGAGCTTCTGTTACCTTCTACGGAGCTGCAGTTGTACGGCAATTTGAGATGATGAATATACCCACCGTAGTAGAATCACAGGCTTTAGTTCGATCGCGAGATAAATTGAGAAGTCTCCAAATTCTTGCACGGTCGAATGTGGGGATGCCAAAGACGGTTTTTACCAATTACAGTAAAGAAGTAACAAAACTAATTGACAGTGTGGGTGGTGCACCATTGATTGTTAAGCTTCTTGAAGGTACGCAGGGATATGGAGTTGTTTTAGCCCCGACAAAAAAGGCGGCCGAATCAATTATTGAAGCATTTCATAGTATGAAGGCCCGGGTTATTGTCCAGGAGTTTATTTCTGAAGCTAAAGGAGCTGATATACGTGCTTTTGTGATTGACAATAAAGTAGTAGGTGCGATGAAACGGCAGGGAAAGGAGGGAGAATTCCGTTCGAATCTACATCAGGGGGGAAGTGGAACTCTCATAAAATTGAAAAATAATGAACGTAAAGCTGCTCTTACAGCAGCTAAGGCGATGAATTTATCCATTGCAGGTGTTGACTTGCTGCAGTCTGAACGCGGACCGCTTGTATTGGAGGTGAACTCATCACCCGGACTTCAAGGGATTGAGAAAGCCACCGGAAAAGATATTGCGAATGAGGTCATTGAATACGTTGAGAAATTGATTGAGCGTTCTAATAATAACACAGGCCGAAGAAAGATTAAAAGCGATGCCTGA
- a CDS encoding succinylglutamate desuccinylase/aspartoacylase family protein produces MPELLEINGEKIGFGEDRQLNLRIARLPTYTNIDLPVRVIRSKEPGPVVLLTGGLHGDEINGIEIVRRLVSNNLLKLEKGSIVAIPLMNVYGFIQNVRGVPDGKDINRSFPGSKSGSLAKLVAYTIMKKIIPIIDVGIDFHTGGSSRANLPQIRCILNNEKNLELATAFAPPVILHSGLIDKTFRRAAYKKEKHILVYETGESLRFDSNGIQEGINGTLRLLKHLNMVQKAPAPHNSEIFEKSAWIRASFAGLYQAKTELGDWVLKGSTVGSITDPFGNEKKSLKSKYEGRVIGINNCPVVHKGDAILHIAKNKLDPYK; encoded by the coding sequence ATGCCTGAATTGTTAGAAATAAATGGCGAAAAAATTGGGTTTGGTGAAGACAGACAACTCAATCTGCGAATTGCTCGCCTTCCTACCTATACAAATATCGATCTGCCTGTAAGAGTTATTCGATCTAAAGAACCGGGACCTGTTGTACTGCTAACTGGCGGCCTGCATGGCGATGAAATCAATGGCATTGAAATTGTGCGGCGTTTAGTTTCGAATAATCTTCTAAAACTGGAAAAGGGTTCGATTGTGGCTATTCCGTTGATGAACGTTTACGGCTTTATACAGAATGTAAGAGGTGTACCCGACGGAAAAGATATCAATCGAAGTTTTCCGGGAAGTAAAAGTGGCTCATTAGCTAAATTGGTAGCTTATACTATCATGAAAAAGATAATTCCTATTATTGATGTTGGAATAGATTTTCATACAGGTGGAAGCAGTCGTGCAAATTTGCCCCAAATTAGATGTATACTCAATAATGAAAAAAACCTGGAGTTAGCAACTGCTTTTGCACCGCCTGTAATTCTTCATTCAGGGTTGATTGATAAAACGTTCAGAAGAGCAGCCTATAAGAAGGAAAAGCACATTTTAGTCTATGAAACCGGAGAATCGCTGAGATTTGATTCTAACGGGATACAAGAAGGAATTAATGGTACACTAAGGCTTTTAAAGCATTTAAACATGGTTCAGAAAGCTCCGGCCCCACATAATTCAGAAATATTTGAGAAATCTGCCTGGATAAGAGCATCTTTTGCCGGTTTGTATCAAGCCAAAACAGAACTTGGAGACTGGGTATTAAAAGGTTCAACAGTTGGAAGCATTACTGATCCATTTGGAAATGAAAAGAAATCATTAAAAAGTAAATATGAAGGACGTGTTATTGGAATTAATAACTGTCCGGTTGTACACAAAGGAGATGCAATTCTTCATATAGCAAAAAATAAATTAGATCCATACAAATAG
- a CDS encoding redoxin domain-containing protein has protein sequence MNVGETVEDFVLKDTSGNDLRLYDQISDGKVLILFFPLAFSSVCTDEMCHYRDNMKLYNSLNANILGISVDSFFTLKEFKRSNNLPFPLVSDFNKKVSRQFGVLNEDYFGMNGVAKRAAFVINSEGVVEYSEIVENSDLLPDFKAIQHALEE, from the coding sequence ATGAACGTAGGTGAAACAGTAGAAGATTTTGTATTGAAAGATACGAGTGGGAATGATCTTCGCTTATATGACCAAATAAGTGACGGCAAAGTATTAATATTATTTTTTCCATTGGCTTTTAGCAGTGTTTGCACAGATGAAATGTGTCATTACAGGGATAATATGAAGCTGTATAACTCATTGAATGCAAATATATTAGGGATAAGCGTTGATAGTTTTTTTACTCTCAAAGAGTTTAAAAGATCAAATAATTTACCGTTTCCACTGGTTAGTGATTTTAACAAAAAAGTATCCAGACAATTTGGTGTTCTAAATGAAGATTATTTTGGAATGAATGGGGTAGCAAAAAGAGCTGCTTTTGTTATAAATTCAGAAGGAGTCGTAGAGTATTCCGAAATAGTAGAGAATTCAGATTTACTGCCTGATTTTAAAGCTATCCAACATGCCTTAGAAGAATAA